The following proteins are encoded in a genomic region of Garra rufa chromosome 22, GarRuf1.0, whole genome shotgun sequence:
- the cd37 gene encoding leukocyte antigen CD37, which translates to MATECCLSLTKYFLFLFNLTFFLLGSLLLSMGLWILLSESKFFSKFPPPPYISVSLFSYMLIVSGSLTMALGFLGCLGSLKTVKCLLGTYFILLSVLLAAQIVGGVLFYTQKTELAGSLKEHTIQLIQSFGKNDSSFQSFEETLDYIQQENKCCGWEGEHNWKGSKPCSCYNTSNATVNATYEIQYPKSSCPKCYPNGINSSHTCEIYTQGCSKTIIKWLDENLLIIFVVILAISVVECLQWIFLVSYCCLNRKHRCCPSRESHGSHVQLSRDFTVEYWQDMWYDPFDVSV; encoded by the exons ATGGCAACTGAATGCTGTCTCAGTCTCACCAAATACTTCCTCTTTCTCTTCAACTTGACATTCTTT CTCTTAGGATCGCTCCTCTTATCTATGGGACTATGGATACTACTGTCAGAGAGTAaatttttcagtaagt TTCCCCCCCCTCCGTACATTTCCGTCTCTCTCTTTTCTTACATGCTGATCGTCAGTGGCTCTTTGACCATGGCATTAGGCTTCCTAGGATGTCTGGGTTCTCTGAAGACTGTCAAATGCCTGCTGGGAACT TATTTTATCCTGCTCTCGGTTCTTCTCGCGGCACAGATAGTGGGTGGGGTTCTTTTCTACACCCAGAAGACTGAG CTGGCTGGTTCACTAAAGGAGCACACTATTCAACTTATACAGTCATTTGGAAAGAATGATTCCAGTTTCCAGAGTTTTGAAGAGACTCTAGATTACATTCAGCAAGAG AACAAATGCTGTGGTTGGGAGGGAGAACACAACTGGAAGGGCTCTAAACCCTGTTCCTGCTATAACACAAGCAATGCCACTGTCAATGCGACATATGAAATCCAATATCCAAAATCCAGCTGTCCCAAATGTTACCCAAATGGTATCAATTCCAGTCACACCTGTGAAATTTATACGCAG GGTTGCAGCAAGACTATAATAAAATGGCTGGATGAAAATCTTCTCATCATTTTCGTGGTTATTTTGGCCATTTCTGTGGTGGAG TGTCTTCAATGGATATTCCTCGTATCTTACTGTTGCCTTAATCGCAAACACCGCTGCTGCCCTAGTAGAGAGTCACATGGCAGCCATGTTCAGCTGTCCAG AGATTTCACTGTGGAATACTGGCAAG ATATGTGGTATGATCCTTTCGATGTGTCTGTATAA
- the gall gene encoding galanin peptides-like, which yields MQTSCALLCISLCVFTAHLSRIHGMTLTNPEKKGWTLNSAGYLLGPYAHRSLNVRHRATGKRDMWNESSSLPTSSYNDSYLLSLLGHLAYLRLKEMGMTEDFSGSLMSGHMKQ from the exons ATGCAGACGAGTTGCGCTTTACTCTGTATCTCACTCTGTGTCTTTACTGCACATCTGTCAAGGATCCATGGCATGACCCTTACG AATCCAGAGAAAAAGGGATGGACTCTGAACAGTGCTGGGTACCTACTAGGACCTT ATGCTCACAGAAGTCTTAATGTAAGACACAGAGCTACGGGCAAAAGAGACATGTGGAATGAAAGTTCAAGCTTACCAACATCTTCATACA ATGATTCCTATCTTCTCTCACTGCTGGGTCATCTTGCATATCTGCGATTAAAAG AAATGGGAATGACTGAAGATTTCAGTGGCTCTTTAATGAGTGGCCATATGAAGCAATAA
- the LOC141297674 gene encoding lymphocyte antigen 6D-like → MGPRTLILIMFLGALCVAQALRCKYCQKIDKDDPTCHANDIEEKECSSGLENCIKIVMNYPAYGEVRRCANSNECDADVPPQVVKQCCNTDLCN, encoded by the exons ATGGGACCCCGCACATTGATCCTGATCATGTTTTTAGGTGCCCTCTGTG TTGCACAGGCACTGAGGTGCAAATACTGCCAGAAGATTGACAAAGATGATCCCACCTGCCATGCGAATGACATAGAGGAAAAAGAATGCAGCAGTGGTTTAGAAAACTGCATCAAGATCGTAATGAATTATCCAGCCT ACGGCGAGGTGCGCAGATGTGCCAACTCCAATGAGTGTGATGCTGACGTGCCTCCTCAGGTGGTGAAACAGTGCTGCAACACAGACCTCTGCAACTGA
- the gjz1 gene encoding gap junction beta-3 protein, which yields MAAIVTGLIPILRTAVDSTATYKGRTMWFGMLCIRLVTIFLAQFPWKSLNEDFHCNTTDHFCTRLCFNEHFNSSIVMAWHFLFILLVLSVLLMELFSSHLRSSFQKKKEREMGSQSEQGGITDPTTNVGGRMMIDLHKSKSSVVVYLFSIMLRIVVEVMFVYVLLYWVLPKLNAKLYPCNVQDFGQCSELRCVVRGAAEKRMSVYALLFISALVIITSGLFCLYSIGHYLCGG from the coding sequence ATGGCTGCGATAGTTACCGGGCTCATCCCAATTCTCCGCACCGCGGTGGACTCCACTGCCACCTATAAAGGTCGCACCATGTGGTTCGGCATGCTCTGCATCCGCCTTGTGACCATCTTTCTGGCCCAGTTTCCATGGAAAAGCCTGAATGAGGATTTCCACTGTAACACCACCGACCACTTTTGCACTAGATTGTGTTTTAACGAACACTTCAACAGTTCAATAGTGATGGCGTGGCATTTCCTCTTTATCCTTCTCGTGCTCTCGGTTCTTCTCATGGAGCTGTTTTCATCCCATCTTCGATCTTCGTTCCAGAAGAAGAAGGAGAGAGAAATGGGATCTCAAAGCGAGCAGGGAGGCATCACTGATCCCACCACGAATGTTGGTGGTAGGATGATGATTGACCTCCACAAGAGCAAAAGCAGTGTGGTGGTGTACCTGTTCAGCATCATGCTGCGGATTGTAGTGGAGGTTATGTTCGTGTACGTCTTGCTCTACTGGGTTCTGCCTAAACTGAATGCAAAGTTATATCCTTGTAATGTACAAGATTTTGGTCAATGTTCAGAACTGCGATGTGTGGTTCGAGGGGCAGCAGAAAAGAGAATGTCTGTCTATGCATTACTGTTTATATCTGCCCTGGTGATTATAACAAGCGGTTTGTTCTGTCTCTACTCAATAGGCCACTATCTCTGTGGTGGCTGA